Proteins encoded in a region of the Rhodoligotrophos appendicifer genome:
- a CDS encoding ABC transporter permease, which translates to MLSSLKTVFRLGIKELYSLKADPVLALLILYTFTIAVYTVGTSAKFEVENASVAVVDEDRSALSFRLRDALLQPFFKEPVLIDADEIDPAMDAGRYIFVIEIPPKFQQDVVAGLQPSIQLDIDATAMSLAGNGAAYIQNILVQEVLATVPQAAREQPIEVVVRAKFNPNLKSAWFTSVMQVINNITMLAAILTGAALIREREHGTIEHLLVMPVSATQIMLAKIWANGLVIIVAAAVSLMVVVEIMLGVPIAGSISLFLLATALYLFSITALGILIATVSSSMAQFGLIVMPVLIIMNLLSGSTTPLESMPTWLQAIMQVSPALHFVSLSQAILYRGAGLSTVWPQLTLLVVFGVAFFLFAKLRFRKALLTMR; encoded by the coding sequence ATGCTGAGCAGCCTCAAGACGGTCTTCCGCCTCGGCATCAAGGAGCTGTACAGCCTCAAGGCCGATCCGGTGCTGGCGTTGTTGATCCTCTATACGTTCACCATTGCAGTCTACACCGTCGGCACCAGTGCCAAGTTCGAGGTCGAGAACGCCTCCGTCGCGGTGGTTGACGAAGATCGCTCGGCTCTCTCCTTCCGTCTGCGCGATGCCTTGCTCCAACCGTTCTTCAAGGAGCCGGTTCTCATCGACGCCGACGAAATCGATCCCGCCATGGATGCCGGCCGCTACATCTTCGTCATCGAGATTCCCCCAAAATTCCAGCAGGACGTCGTTGCCGGCCTGCAACCATCCATCCAGCTCGACATCGACGCGACCGCCATGTCCCTGGCCGGCAATGGTGCCGCTTACATCCAGAACATTCTCGTCCAGGAGGTGCTGGCGACGGTTCCCCAGGCCGCCAGGGAGCAGCCCATCGAAGTCGTCGTCCGCGCCAAATTCAATCCGAACCTGAAATCCGCCTGGTTCACCTCGGTCATGCAGGTCATCAACAATATCACCATGCTCGCGGCGATCCTCACCGGTGCCGCTTTGATCCGCGAACGCGAGCACGGAACGATCGAACATCTGCTGGTCATGCCCGTGTCGGCCACTCAGATCATGCTGGCCAAGATCTGGGCGAATGGTCTCGTCATAATCGTTGCGGCCGCCGTCTCGCTCATGGTCGTCGTCGAGATCATGCTCGGCGTGCCGATCGCCGGTTCGATTTCCCTCTTCCTTCTGGCAACGGCGCTCTATTTGTTCTCGATCACCGCCCTCGGCATCCTGATCGCCACCGTCTCCAGCTCCATGGCCCAGTTCGGCCTGATCGTCATGCCGGTGCTGATCATCATGAACCTCCTGTCCGGCAGCACCACTCCGCTGGAAAGCATGCCGACATGGCTCCAGGCGATCATGCAGGTCTCGCCTGCCCTGCATTTCGTGAGCCTGTCCCAGGCGATCCTCTACCGTGGCGCCGGGCTGTCGACGGTGTGGCCGCAACTGACGCTCCTGGTGGTCTTCGGCGTGGCGTTCTTTCTCTTCGCCAAGCTGCGCTTCCGAAAGGCGCTGCTGACCATGCGCTGA
- the rbbA gene encoding ribosome-associated ATPase/putative transporter RbbA, whose product MTDPVVTFGQVSHRYGKTIALEKIELAIPGGCLAGVIGPDGVGKSTLLSLAAGVTRLQNGAVQVLGGDMSKAAVRRARVARIAYMPQGLGRNLYPTLSVEENLHFFGRLFGQGGAERRERIDELLAATDLRAFADRPAQKLSGGMKQKLGICAALIHDPDLLILDEPTTGVDPLSRRQFWELINRMRLRRPQMSVVVATAYMEEADGFDWLAALDKGRVIATGTSSEIKARTGAVDLERAFIALLPDGQRGTAEPFPDPPPMRHEGPPAIEAEGLTCRFGTFTAVDHVSFRIGKGEIFGFLGSNGSGKSTTMKMLTGLLPATEGEAKLFGHTLDANDMNTRRRVGYMSQSFSLYAELTVRQNLVLHAQLFDLPPSEVGPRVREMLERFDLVASADSRPDALPLGIRQRLQLAVALIHGPEILILDEPTSGVDPVARDTFWRSLIELSRKDGVTIFLSTHFMNEAERCDRISLMHAGKVLAVGSPAELKAAHGDGTLEDVFIAVLEKETVPGAAAAPPAPVVHSREQKSRLFDPRRLWAYSWRETLEILRDPARLAFALLGPALLLLTFGFGISFDVEDLPFAVFDQDQSTQSRELLESFQGSRYFEERPPIANAADLESRLKSGELKLAIEIPPDFGRDLLRGLRPELGVWLDGAMPFRAETTRSYVTGIALSYMADQSLRRYGIAQAPYPITIEPRFRYNQAFKSVNAIVPSVIMLMLVLIPAIMSALGIVKEKETGSIANFQSTPVTKLEFLLGKQLPYVVIAFLSFISLVLLTRFVFDVPVKGSLATLVLASIVYIFATTGFGLFLSSFVSSQVAAIFATAIIAIIPAVNFSGLLVPVSSLTGAGRVIGLGFPSAWYQPVTVGVFTKGLGFEALWLDILVLALFAIGFIAASALALRKQRP is encoded by the coding sequence ATGACCGACCCCGTCGTCACCTTCGGCCAGGTCAGCCATCGCTATGGCAAGACGATAGCACTGGAGAAGATCGAGCTCGCCATTCCCGGCGGCTGCCTCGCCGGCGTGATCGGGCCCGACGGTGTTGGCAAATCCACGCTGCTGTCGCTGGCAGCCGGCGTCACCCGTCTTCAAAATGGCGCGGTGCAGGTGCTGGGCGGCGACATGTCGAAGGCAGCCGTCCGTCGCGCCCGGGTCGCGCGGATCGCCTACATGCCGCAAGGATTGGGTCGCAACCTCTATCCCACCCTGAGCGTAGAGGAAAACCTGCATTTCTTTGGCCGTCTCTTCGGCCAGGGTGGTGCGGAACGACGCGAGCGAATCGACGAGTTGCTGGCCGCAACCGACCTTCGCGCCTTTGCCGACCGCCCGGCCCAGAAGCTCTCCGGCGGAATGAAGCAGAAGCTCGGCATCTGCGCCGCCCTCATTCACGATCCTGACCTTCTGATCCTTGACGAGCCGACCACCGGCGTCGATCCGCTGTCGCGCCGGCAGTTCTGGGAACTCATCAATCGAATGCGCCTTCGGCGGCCACAGATGAGTGTCGTCGTTGCTACCGCCTATATGGAAGAGGCTGACGGCTTCGACTGGCTGGCCGCTCTGGACAAGGGCCGGGTCATCGCCACCGGCACCTCCTCGGAGATCAAGGCGCGCACGGGCGCGGTCGATCTCGAACGGGCCTTCATCGCCCTCCTCCCGGACGGCCAGCGCGGCACGGCCGAGCCGTTTCCCGATCCGCCGCCGATGCGCCATGAGGGGCCCCCAGCCATCGAAGCGGAGGGCTTGACGTGCCGGTTCGGGACCTTCACCGCCGTCGATCATGTGAGCTTCCGGATTGGCAAGGGCGAGATCTTCGGCTTCCTCGGCTCCAACGGGAGCGGCAAGAGCACCACCATGAAGATGCTCACCGGGCTGCTTCCGGCCACCGAAGGCGAGGCCAAGCTGTTCGGCCACACGCTCGATGCCAACGACATGAACACCCGTCGCCGCGTTGGCTACATGTCCCAATCGTTTTCCCTCTATGCTGAATTGACGGTGCGGCAGAACCTCGTGCTGCATGCGCAATTGTTCGACCTTCCGCCGTCGGAGGTCGGCCCCCGCGTGCGCGAGATGCTCGAGCGTTTCGATCTGGTCGCGAGCGCCGACAGCCGGCCCGACGCCTTGCCCTTGGGGATCCGCCAGAGGTTGCAGCTGGCCGTGGCGCTCATTCATGGCCCGGAGATCCTTATCCTCGACGAGCCGACCTCCGGCGTTGATCCTGTGGCGCGCGACACCTTCTGGCGCAGCCTGATCGAGCTCTCCCGCAAGGACGGAGTGACGATCTTCCTCTCCACCCATTTCATGAATGAGGCCGAACGCTGCGACCGCATTTCCCTGATGCATGCCGGCAAGGTCCTCGCCGTCGGCAGTCCAGCGGAGCTGAAGGCGGCCCATGGGGATGGAACGCTTGAGGATGTCTTCATCGCGGTGCTCGAGAAGGAGACGGTCCCCGGTGCGGCCGCTGCGCCCCCCGCCCCGGTCGTCCATTCCCGGGAGCAGAAATCCCGCCTCTTCGATCCCCGACGGCTCTGGGCCTATTCCTGGCGCGAGACTCTGGAGATCCTGCGTGATCCCGCACGCCTCGCCTTCGCGCTTCTGGGTCCAGCGCTCCTGCTCCTCACCTTCGGCTTCGGCATTTCCTTTGACGTGGAGGACCTCCCCTTCGCGGTCTTCGACCAGGATCAATCCACCCAGAGCCGGGAACTGTTGGAGAGCTTCCAGGGCTCGCGCTATTTCGAGGAACGGCCACCCATTGCCAATGCCGCCGATCTCGAGAGCCGGCTGAAGAGCGGGGAGCTCAAGCTGGCGATCGAGATCCCACCCGATTTCGGCCGCGACCTGCTGCGCGGTCTGCGCCCCGAACTGGGCGTCTGGCTCGACGGCGCCATGCCGTTCCGCGCCGAGACCACCCGCAGCTACGTGACCGGCATCGCCTTGAGCTACATGGCGGATCAGTCGCTTCGCCGATACGGCATCGCGCAGGCGCCCTACCCCATCACCATTGAGCCCCGCTTCCGTTACAATCAGGCCTTCAAAAGCGTCAATGCCATCGTGCCCAGCGTCATCATGCTCATGCTGGTGCTGATCCCCGCCATCATGTCGGCCCTCGGCATCGTGAAGGAGAAGGAGACCGGGTCCATCGCGAATTTCCAGTCGACCCCGGTCACCAAGCTGGAATTTCTCCTCGGCAAGCAGCTCCCTTATGTGGTCATCGCGTTTCTGAGCTTCATATCGCTGGTCCTTCTGACCCGCTTCGTCTTCGACGTACCGGTCAAGGGCTCCCTGGCGACCCTGGTGCTCGCCTCGATCGTCTATATTTTTGCCACCACCGGCTTCGGCCTCTTCTTGTCGAGTTTCGTCAGCAGCCAAGTCGCGGCCATTTTCGCCACCGCCATCATCGCCATCATTCCTGCCGTCAATTTCTCCGGCCTCCTGGTCCCCGTCTCCTCTCTCACCGGCGCCGGTCGGGTGATCGGCCTGGGCTTCCCCTCCGCCTGGTATCAACCCGTCACCGTCGGCGTCTTCACCAAGGGACTGGGTTTCGAGGCGCTCTGGTTGGATATCCTGGTGCTGGCCCTGTTCGCGATCGGCTTCATTGCAGCCTCCGCGCTCGCACTCCGCAAGCAGAGGCCGTGA
- a CDS encoding HlyD family secretion protein produces the protein MMHHGSDHSGLSALRTGRIALLLMAILGVVSFSGTPTTHAQEANFKQRLQELWQRFGGDRLPRDVASSNGRIEAEQILVSAKFAGRIAELLVEEGQTVEAGSVVGRMDTSELEAQLKGAEAQVRRSERAIAESEAAIAQRQSELLLTQQEFRRTETLQSRGYATQQELDNRRSRLNVAEAGERAAHASYDEAQAGADVARAEVARIRSLLDDAVLTAPRRGRVEYRLAHAGEVVAAGAPVVTLLDLSDVYMTIFLPAYAAGRLALGDEARIVLDPAPDYVIPATISFVAAGAQFTPKSVETADEREKLMFRVKLQLSSALLKQYESRVKIGVRGIAYVRTSQAATWPEKLAVKLPQ, from the coding sequence ATGATGCATCACGGCAGCGATCATTCGGGACTCTCGGCTTTGCGGACAGGCAGAATTGCACTCCTTCTCATGGCGATCCTCGGGGTCGTTTCGTTCTCCGGAACCCCCACCACCCATGCCCAGGAAGCGAATTTCAAGCAGCGTCTGCAGGAGCTGTGGCAGCGGTTCGGTGGCGACCGGCTGCCTCGCGACGTCGCTTCCTCCAACGGCCGCATCGAGGCCGAGCAGATCCTGGTCTCGGCGAAGTTTGCCGGCCGCATCGCAGAGCTGCTCGTGGAGGAGGGCCAGACGGTCGAGGCCGGCAGCGTCGTCGGACGCATGGACACCTCCGAATTGGAAGCGCAGCTCAAGGGGGCCGAGGCCCAGGTCCGGCGCAGTGAGCGGGCCATAGCGGAATCGGAGGCCGCCATCGCCCAGCGGCAGAGCGAATTGCTTCTCACCCAGCAGGAGTTTCGTCGCACGGAAACCCTCCAGTCCCGGGGCTATGCCACGCAACAGGAGCTCGACAACCGCCGCAGCCGGCTGAATGTGGCGGAGGCTGGCGAGCGCGCCGCCCATGCCAGCTACGATGAAGCGCAAGCCGGTGCCGACGTCGCCCGCGCCGAGGTGGCGCGCATCCGCTCGCTGCTGGACGATGCGGTCCTGACGGCACCCCGCCGGGGGCGGGTGGAGTACCGCCTTGCCCATGCCGGCGAGGTGGTCGCCGCCGGCGCGCCGGTCGTGACGCTGCTCGATCTCTCCGACGTCTACATGACGATCTTCCTGCCCGCCTATGCCGCCGGCCGCCTGGCGCTCGGCGACGAAGCCCGCATCGTCCTCGACCCCGCCCCGGACTATGTGATCCCGGCCACCATCTCCTTCGTGGCCGCGGGCGCCCAGTTCACGCCGAAATCCGTCGAGACCGCCGACGAGCGCGAGAAGCTCATGTTCCGGGTCAAGCTGCAGCTCTCCTCCGCCCTCCTGAAGCAATATGAGAGCCGGGTGAAGATCGGCGTCCGCGGCATTGCCTATGTCCGCACCAGTCAGGCGGCCACATGGCCGGAGAAACTCGCAGTCAAGCTGCCGCAATGA
- a CDS encoding bifunctional acetate--CoA ligase family protein/GNAT family N-acetyltransferase yields the protein MTIRNLDHALHPRSVAVIGASQRPGAVGTVVLNNILAGGFEGDIWPVNPKYRHIGDLPCHGEVKDIPGVPDLAVIITPPASVPALIHALGEKGTRAAVVITAGLSESNGLRQAMLDAAKPYLFRIIGPNTVGLVIPPAKLNASFSHMGAEPGNIALLSQSGAIAVSLIDWAADNQLGFSQIVSLGDMADVDVGDFLDLLARDPRTRAIVMYLESIPSPRKFMSAARAAARLKPVIVIKPGRHKEAAKAAATHTGALSGSDRVVEAVFARAGVLRVGGLGELFDATETISRFRPLTQLRTAIVTNGGGAGVLAVDQLMDGKGVLAELSEETIMRLNAVLPANWSHGNPVDIIGDAPPERYTSALAIVAADPGVDALMVLNCPTGLASAEAAAHAVASLAKQGLIEGKPVLSCWLGEHTAREGRRILQDSGVASYETPAATAVAMTYLSSWSRTQALLTRVPQSESEIPGDGRKRVEKLLRQVAAEGRRMLTEPEAKAAIQAYGIPVPDTFVASSIEDVEVAAAQLLESADKIVVKLLSKTITHKSDIGGVVLNIETPEAARDAAAAIARRLQDVGQQSAIEGYAVQPMIARSRAQELILGINRDPLFGPVILFGAGGVSVEVVDDTAIGLPPLDDVLAGDLIDQTRIARLLAGYRDRKPADRPAIIGALLGLSQMIVDFPCIVAMDINPLLADSDGIIALDARVEIEPAEIDRTGPNPDLIIQPYPSGWSKEVERKGNHYRLRPIRPADAALYETFLRHVSQDDMRLRFFSTQKSVSEDMLVRLTQLDYDRDMAFIALDPSGELAGVARISADPDHQIAEYGILVRSNLQGQGLGWALLQQLIEYGRADGLHRIDGVILRENTRMLQMCRELGFNMKTHPEEPTLTLASLHLR from the coding sequence ATGACCATCCGAAACCTCGATCATGCCTTGCATCCCCGCTCCGTCGCCGTCATCGGCGCTTCGCAACGCCCCGGAGCCGTGGGAACGGTGGTTCTGAACAACATCCTGGCCGGCGGATTCGAGGGCGACATCTGGCCGGTCAACCCGAAATACCGCCACATCGGTGACCTCCCCTGCCATGGGGAGGTCAAGGACATTCCCGGCGTGCCGGATCTCGCCGTCATCATCACGCCGCCAGCTTCGGTGCCGGCCCTCATCCACGCACTCGGCGAGAAGGGGACGCGGGCCGCAGTGGTCATTACGGCGGGACTGAGCGAGAGCAACGGGCTGCGCCAAGCGATGCTGGATGCGGCCAAGCCTTATCTGTTCCGCATCATCGGCCCCAATACCGTGGGTCTCGTGATTCCGCCGGCCAAGCTCAATGCGAGCTTCTCCCATATGGGCGCAGAGCCCGGCAATATCGCGCTCCTGTCGCAATCGGGGGCGATCGCCGTGTCGCTCATCGACTGGGCCGCAGACAATCAATTGGGCTTCTCGCAGATCGTCTCGCTGGGCGACATGGCAGATGTGGATGTGGGGGATTTTCTCGATCTGCTGGCGCGCGATCCCCGCACGCGGGCGATCGTCATGTATCTGGAATCGATCCCCAGCCCGCGCAAGTTCATGTCCGCGGCCCGGGCGGCCGCGCGGCTCAAGCCGGTCATCGTCATCAAGCCAGGGCGGCATAAGGAGGCCGCCAAGGCTGCAGCGACCCATACGGGCGCCCTGTCGGGCTCCGACCGTGTCGTCGAGGCCGTCTTCGCCCGCGCCGGCGTGCTGCGGGTCGGCGGCCTGGGCGAGCTGTTCGACGCCACCGAAACCATCTCCCGTTTCCGGCCGCTCACCCAGCTGCGCACCGCAATCGTCACCAATGGCGGTGGGGCAGGGGTTCTCGCCGTCGACCAGCTGATGGACGGCAAGGGAGTGCTTGCCGAGTTGTCAGAGGAGACGATCATGCGGCTCAACGCCGTGCTCCCGGCGAACTGGTCGCATGGCAATCCGGTGGACATCATCGGGGACGCACCGCCCGAGCGCTACACATCCGCACTGGCGATCGTGGCGGCAGATCCGGGGGTGGACGCGCTGATGGTCTTGAACTGCCCCACGGGCCTTGCCTCGGCGGAGGCGGCAGCGCATGCGGTCGCATCGCTGGCAAAGCAGGGCCTGATCGAGGGAAAACCGGTGCTGTCATGCTGGCTTGGCGAACATACCGCGCGGGAGGGACGGCGGATCCTGCAGGACAGCGGCGTCGCCAGCTATGAGACGCCGGCCGCCACGGCAGTGGCCATGACCTATTTGAGCAGCTGGTCGCGAACCCAGGCGCTGCTGACGCGGGTGCCGCAAAGCGAAAGCGAGATCCCCGGCGACGGTCGGAAGAGGGTCGAAAAGCTGCTGCGACAGGTGGCGGCGGAGGGCCGGCGCATGCTGACGGAGCCGGAGGCGAAAGCGGCCATCCAGGCCTATGGCATCCCCGTGCCGGACACATTCGTGGCCTCCTCGATCGAGGACGTGGAGGTGGCTGCCGCCCAATTGCTCGAGAGTGCCGACAAGATCGTGGTCAAGCTCCTGTCGAAGACCATCACGCATAAATCCGACATTGGCGGCGTGGTGCTGAATATCGAGACGCCTGAGGCTGCCAGAGACGCTGCGGCGGCGATCGCCCGACGGCTGCAGGACGTCGGACAGCAAAGCGCCATCGAGGGCTATGCGGTGCAGCCGATGATCGCGCGCAGCCGAGCCCAGGAGCTGATCCTCGGCATCAACCGGGACCCTCTCTTCGGCCCCGTCATCCTGTTCGGTGCCGGCGGGGTTTCGGTCGAGGTCGTCGACGACACGGCGATCGGTCTGCCGCCGCTGGACGACGTGCTGGCGGGGGATCTGATCGACCAGACGCGGATCGCGCGCCTGCTCGCGGGCTATCGCGACCGTAAACCCGCCGACCGGCCGGCGATCATCGGCGCGCTCCTCGGGCTGTCGCAAATGATCGTGGATTTCCCCTGCATCGTCGCCATGGACATCAATCCGCTGCTTGCCGACAGCGACGGCATCATCGCCCTCGATGCGCGGGTCGAGATCGAGCCCGCGGAAATCGACCGGACCGGACCCAATCCGGATCTCATCATCCAGCCTTATCCCTCGGGATGGTCGAAGGAGGTCGAACGGAAGGGCAACCACTACCGGCTCAGGCCGATACGGCCAGCCGATGCCGCGCTCTATGAGACCTTCCTCCGCCATGTCTCCCAGGACGACATGCGGCTTCGCTTCTTCTCGACCCAAAAAAGCGTTTCGGAAGACATGCTGGTGCGGCTCACCCAGCTCGATTACGACCGGGACATGGCCTTCATTGCCCTCGATCCCTCGGGGGAACTCGCAGGTGTCGCCCGGATCTCCGCCGACCCTGATCACCAAATCGCCGAGTATGGAATTCTGGTGCGAAGCAATCTCCAGGGGCAGGGCCTCGGCTGGGCCCTCTTGCAGCAGCTGATCGAGTATGGCCGTGCCGATGGGCTGCATCGCATTGACGGCGTGATCCTCAGAGAGAATACCCGCATGCTGCAGATGTGCCGGGAGCTCGGGTTCAACATGAAGACCCATCCCGAGGAGCCCACGCTTACCCTGGCAAGCTTGCACCTCAGGTGA
- a CDS encoding universal stress protein, with amino-acid sequence MSTVSTIKDIMVHLDGTDEDEVRLAHAEALASSFEAYLTGLYINLIPGDGWPLAPEFLSELLVELQEKTRDDGNRVETRLDQRFQRLAVPNQLKRLDLYLVELYHAIAVQTRCTDLFIASRPYDATGEDRWTGVFETALYHSGRAAYILPPGRQPTAGDSVLVAWNGSRQASRAVAEAIPFMQRAKQVHIALVEDGAAEERGEENGADLARHLSRHGIAVEIRHVADWHRRSAALLNEIERLGCDLVVMGAYGHSRLQEWMLGGVTRDFLKKCPVPMLMAR; translated from the coding sequence ATGAGCACGGTTTCCACGATCAAAGATATCATGGTGCATCTCGATGGAACGGATGAAGATGAGGTTCGCCTCGCCCATGCCGAGGCCCTGGCATCGAGCTTCGAGGCCTATCTCACGGGCTTGTACATCAACTTGATCCCTGGAGATGGCTGGCCCTTGGCGCCGGAATTCCTGAGCGAGCTTCTGGTCGAGCTTCAGGAGAAAACCCGCGACGACGGCAATCGGGTGGAGACCCGCCTCGATCAGAGGTTCCAGCGATTGGCGGTGCCGAACCAATTGAAACGGCTCGATCTGTATCTGGTGGAGCTGTATCACGCGATCGCAGTGCAGACACGGTGCACGGATCTGTTCATTGCCAGCAGGCCCTACGACGCCACTGGCGAGGATCGTTGGACAGGGGTGTTCGAGACCGCGCTCTATCATTCGGGACGAGCCGCCTACATTCTGCCACCCGGACGTCAGCCGACTGCTGGAGACAGCGTCTTGGTCGCCTGGAACGGCTCGCGCCAGGCGTCTCGGGCCGTCGCCGAGGCGATCCCGTTCATGCAGCGTGCCAAGCAGGTTCATATCGCCCTTGTCGAGGACGGAGCGGCGGAGGAGCGCGGCGAGGAGAATGGCGCCGACTTGGCGCGGCATCTGTCGCGCCATGGCATAGCGGTCGAGATTCGGCATGTCGCCGACTGGCATCGCCGCTCGGCGGCCCTGTTGAATGAAATCGAACGCCTGGGTTGCGATCTGGTGGTGATGGGAGCCTATGGCCATTCCCGCCTGCAGGAATGGATGCTGGGGGGCGTCACACGAGATTTCCTGAAGAAATGTCCCGTTCCGATGCTGATGGCCCGCTGA
- a CDS encoding NAD(P)-dependent alcohol dehydrogenase, translated as MKMMKAAVFVEKGRIVLEDKPVPDVGPLDALVRITTTTICGTDIHILKGEYPVAKGLTIGHEPVGIIEKLGSAVSGYREGQRVIAGAITPSGHSYASLCGCHSQDGGSSRHGFKPAGGWRFGNTIDGAQADYVLVPDAMVNLSPIPDALTDEQVLMCPDIMSTGFSGAESASIRIGDTVAVFALGPIGLCAVAGAKLMGATTIIGVDTVPERLAMARQLGADVAVDFKQGDPVAQIMELTDGRGVDAAIEALGTQGTFEAALRVLRPGGTLSSLGVYSTDLRIPLDAFSAGLGDTKIVTTLCPGGKERMRRLMEVVASGRVDLKPLVTHRFKLEEIETAYDLFGHQREGVLKVAIRP; from the coding sequence ATGAAAATGATGAAGGCGGCAGTATTCGTCGAGAAGGGCAGGATTGTCCTCGAAGACAAGCCCGTCCCGGATGTGGGGCCCCTGGACGCCCTGGTGCGGATTACGACCACCACCATCTGCGGTACCGACATCCATATCCTCAAGGGTGAATATCCTGTCGCGAAGGGACTCACCATCGGGCATGAACCCGTCGGCATCATCGAAAAGCTGGGGTCCGCCGTGTCCGGCTATCGGGAGGGCCAACGGGTCATCGCGGGCGCCATCACCCCCTCGGGGCACAGCTATGCCAGCCTCTGCGGCTGCCACTCCCAGGATGGAGGCAGTTCGCGCCACGGGTTCAAGCCTGCCGGCGGCTGGCGCTTCGGCAATACGATCGACGGCGCCCAGGCGGATTATGTCCTGGTTCCCGACGCAATGGTCAATCTGAGCCCGATTCCGGACGCACTGACGGACGAACAGGTGCTGATGTGCCCGGACATCATGTCCACGGGTTTTTCCGGCGCCGAGAGCGCCTCCATCCGCATCGGCGATACAGTCGCTGTCTTCGCGCTGGGTCCGATCGGCCTCTGCGCGGTCGCCGGCGCGAAGCTGATGGGTGCCACCACCATCATCGGCGTGGACACCGTCCCGGAGCGTTTGGCCATGGCTCGGCAGCTCGGAGCAGACGTCGCCGTCGACTTCAAGCAGGGTGATCCCGTGGCCCAGATCATGGAGCTCACGGACGGACGCGGAGTCGATGCCGCCATCGAGGCCCTCGGGACCCAGGGAACCTTCGAAGCCGCCCTGCGGGTCCTGCGGCCAGGAGGCACGCTGTCGAGCCTGGGGGTCTACTCGACGGATCTTCGCATCCCCCTGGACGCGTTCTCGGCGGGATTGGGCGATACCAAGATCGTCACCACGCTGTGTCCGGGCGGCAAGGAACGGATGCGTCGGCTGATGGAGGTGGTGGCGTCGGGTCGGGTCGACCTCAAGCCGCTGGTCACGCATCGCTTCAAACTCGAGGAGATCGAGACCGCGTATGATCTTTTCGGACATCAGCGGGAGGGCGTTCTGAAGGTGGCGATCAGGCCGTGA
- a CDS encoding proline racemase family protein, which produces MRFSRMINVVGVHACGELNEVITGGVLDVPGRTVFEKMKHLETKADALRLFLLNEPRGRVTQCVNLIVPATDPDADFGFIIMESEYYVPMSGSNTICTVTAMLETGMFPMTEPVTELTLEAPAGLVRVTAECRDGKCRSVRFVNVPSFVFGLDCPVDVPGLGTISVDVAYGGMIYAVVDAESLGFQIVPSEGRALVELGERIKKAAAEQVPAVHPENSEIHTINQTLFTGPVETVEGGLASRNTVVVSPGRLDRSPCGTGTCARLAVMNARGLIEPGQKLFHRSIIGTEFIGEIVETTDMAGAPAIRPAITGSGWITAFHQYVLDPSDPFPTGFNLPDGYPPTR; this is translated from the coding sequence ATGCGCTTTTCCCGAATGATCAACGTCGTCGGCGTCCATGCCTGCGGCGAGCTGAACGAGGTCATCACCGGCGGCGTCCTGGATGTTCCGGGGCGAACGGTGTTCGAGAAGATGAAACATCTGGAGACCAAAGCCGACGCGCTGCGGCTGTTCCTGCTCAACGAGCCGCGGGGCCGGGTGACGCAATGCGTCAATCTCATCGTGCCAGCGACGGATCCCGATGCGGATTTCGGATTCATCATCATGGAATCCGAATATTACGTGCCCATGTCGGGATCGAACACGATCTGCACCGTCACGGCGATGCTCGAGACCGGCATGTTCCCGATGACGGAGCCCGTGACCGAGCTCACCCTGGAGGCGCCGGCCGGGCTCGTGCGGGTGACGGCGGAGTGCCGGGATGGCAAATGCCGCTCGGTGCGTTTCGTCAACGTCCCCAGCTTCGTCTTCGGGCTCGATTGCCCGGTCGATGTGCCGGGGCTCGGCACGATCAGCGTGGACGTCGCCTATGGCGGGATGATCTATGCCGTGGTCGACGCCGAAAGTCTCGGGTTCCAGATCGTCCCCTCGGAAGGGAGAGCCCTGGTGGAGCTCGGTGAGCGCATCAAGAAAGCTGCGGCCGAACAGGTTCCCGCGGTCCATCCGGAGAATAGCGAGATCCACACCATCAACCAGACCCTGTTCACGGGGCCGGTTGAGACGGTGGAGGGCGGGCTCGCCAGCCGCAACACGGTGGTCGTCTCGCCGGGTAGACTGGACCGCTCGCCCTGCGGCACCGGGACCTGCGCCCGGCTGGCAGTCATGAATGCGCGCGGACTGATCGAGCCCGGCCAAAAACTCTTCCACCGGTCCATCATCGGCACCGAGTTCATCGGCGAAATCGTCGAGACCACCGACATGGCCGGAGCTCCTGCGATCCGGCCGGCGATCACGGGCTCCGGATGGATCACCGCGTTTCACCAATATGTCCTCGATCCGAGCGACCCGTTTCCCACGGGCTTCAACCTGCCCGACGGCTACCCACCAACCCGCTGA